Part of the Prunus dulcis chromosome 8, ALMONDv2, whole genome shotgun sequence genome is shown below.
gtaaaatatttatataaataagaagagagCCTTTAACATCAGTAACATTCCCAACTCTTTCAGCTCTTGTACAATCAAACGCTATGGGTTCTGTGACCACTCAATTACGagcctcttcctcttcttctttcaccCATTCATTGGCATATGATGTCTTTCTCAGTTATAGAGTCGCCGATGCACACAACAATTTTACATACAATCTGCATAGCAAGTTGCTTCAACAGGGAATAAAAACCTACCTTTatagaagaggagaagaagtTCCATTGCCAATGCTTCTCAAAGTTATTGAAGAATCAAGGGTTTCAATCATCATATTCACTGAAAATTTTGCATCCTCCGAGAGGTACTTGATTGAACTGGTTAAGATCCTCCAATGTAGAGaatcaaaaaaacaaattgtttGGCCAATTTATTACAAGGTGGATCCTTTGGATGTACGGGACCAGCAAGATAGATTTGGTGAGGCAATTGCTAATCATCTTTGCACATTCAAGGATAACATAGAGAAGGTGTTGAGATGGAGGGCAGCTCTTACAGAAGCAACAAAGTTGTCTGGGTGGTATTTCTTGCACGGGTATATTTTTTTAACCATGCTATTACTAGCTTTTTTTAATCTCGTTCTCTGtttaaaattgataatttatttttttggacaaGTGATGTTCTAAACTTCTAATTTATGGGAGCAAGCACGCTGCCATGGCTTAACCCACGTCTATATACTCTATACTATGATATgtaataacatatatatatttttaaaatataaatggtATGTAATAATATGATATCTATATATTACATaaccaaatatttttcatgaacTAGTTCCTTCAATTCTGCTTGAAAAGAGTACATCTAGAGCATGTTCTTTGTTTCAGTTACAGCCCATGAGTTAgttgacttttttttaaaacctatATGTAATATCAAAATGTCATATCACTAATGtttcatatgttttttttactgGCAGGCACGAATCTAATTTCATTCATAAGATTGTTGAAGAGATTTCAACACAAGTATTAAACGCACCTATTTGACTGTAACAAAGAATAGAGTCTTGTGTACAGGACGAGATATGAATGAGATTTTGGACGTATTTGGTGGGTTGAATTGGACTGGATtgtcaaattaaaatgaacATGGGTCCAATTTGTTGTTTGGTTTCATTCTCAAGTGGgttttcttccatttccaCAGTTGAGCCCATCACATTTTTGCAAAGGTATTGATTTCCTTACTTTTAGTTGCGCTTCATGTTCTGTTCTTGTTTTGAGAcacattttgattaattaattttctcgATATCATGTTGTTGACAATAAATCCAACAACAATTGTTCGCATGATAGGTATATGGGGGATTGAAGGAATAGGCAAGACAACAATTGTTAAAGCTGTTTATAATTCAATTGACTATAAATTTGAAGGTAGTAGTTGGAGGTGAGCAATATTGATGAGAGAGTCAATGTGACAAAGAAATGGTTAAGCCAcaattttgtgaattttttttccttgtatttcttttctttgaaaaataaaacgaaACTCAGTTTTGgataggggtgggcacggttcggtttggaccggtttttgcctcaaattaaaACCGATCCGTtactattcatgcggtttggttcggttcagttttaattaaaaaaattcaaaaactgtccggttcggtttgaaccggtttcggttccggttcgattttgaaccggattacaaaaattattttttaaaatttttttgtaatacaattctcaactgaaatattatttttttacttgaaaattaacaaattattcaatttcatataaaaaataaatattaaagtgagaaaagagagatattttgacattaaacttggataaatattaagttttttttagtgaaattaaaaatatagcattaaatataaatatatattgaaattatatatttttttagtttcaccggttcggttcggcccggttcgatttttgaagacatggaaccggatccgaatccggtccaaaccggtccggttcggtttttgaccggtttttgactttttggtcaactcggtttttttccggtttggttcggtgtgattcggctcggatttccggtttgcaggtttgagtgcccacccctagtttTGGATAGCCGCATTCCGTTCATCATGCATAT
Proteins encoded:
- the LOC117638484 gene encoding disease resistance protein RUN1-like, yielding MGSVTTQLRASSSSSFTHSLAYDVFLSYRVADAHNNFTYNLHSKLLQQGIKTYLYRRGEEVPLPMLLKVIEESRVSIIIFTENFASSERYLIELVKILQCRESKKQIVWPIYYKVDPLDVRDQQDRFGEAIANHLCTFKDNIEKVLRWRAALTEATKLSGWYFLHGHESNFIHKIVEEISTQVLNAPI